The genomic stretch GGCGACCGGTGGGATCAGCGAGTCACCGCCGCGGAAGCCGGGACCGTCGAGGTCACCGTGCACGGTGGCAGCGAGGTACCGACCGGAGCCCGATCGGTACGGGCGGTGGTGTTGTGAGTCGGCTACGGGCGCTGGTCCGCGACAGTTCGATGCTGCGTTCCGCCGCCGCCCTCTACGGCTCGACGGTCGTCACCGCCGGTCTCGGTTTCGCGTTCTGGGCGGTGGCGGCACGCCTCGCCTCGCCCGCCGAGGTCGGCTCCGCCGCGGCTGCCATCTCCGCGATGCAGCTCATCGGTTCGTTCTGCACGTTCGGCCTGGGTAGCCTGCTCATCGCCGAGTTGGCACGGCGTCCAGCCAGCGTGCCCTGGCGCCTCGTCAGTGCGAGTCTGGCGGTCAGCGCGACCGCCGGCCTCGTCCTGTCGTATCTGCTCGTGCTCGTCGTCGGTGGCATCCTGGGAATCGGTGGTCCCCTCTTCACCACCTGGTCCGGGCAGTTCCTCTTCGCGCTCGGTGTGGCCGGGCACGCCGCTACCGCGGTGCTCGATCTGGCCCTGGTCGGGGCGAAGCTCTCCGGCCGCCAGTTGTTGCGCAACGCCAGCTTCGCCGTCGCCAAGCTGGCCGCGTTGCCGATCTTCGCCGCGGTCATCGGCCTCTCGGCAGGCTGGATCTATGCCGCCTGGCTGGCTGGCGCGGTCCTCTCGGTCGGTGTGGTCCTGTCCCGCAGCTCCCGTCCGTCCCGGTGGTTGCGTCTTCCGGCGTCGCCCACCGCGCTACGTGGCCTTGGCGCGAAGGCCACCGGTCACCACGTCATCAACGTCTCCGCCCACGCCCCGTCGCTCGTCCTGCCGATGGTCGTCGCGACGGTGCTGCATCCGGTGGACAACGCCGGCTTCTACATGGCGCTTCAGATCGCGAGCTTCGCCTGGGCCGTCTCGGTGCACATGTCGACCGCGTTGTTCGCCGTGTCGGCGGGCGACCATTCCCGCCTACGCCGTGAGCTGCATGTGGCGATGCGGACGGCGCTGCTGGTCACAGCGGTGGGAGCGGTGGCCAGCCCTCTGCTCGGTGCTTGGGCGCTGGGCATCCTCGGATCGGCGTACGTGGCGGCGGCACCGGCACTGACCCTGCTCATCGTGGCGACGCTGCCGGCAGCGGTCAAGGCGCTGTTCATCGCGGTCTGCCGGGTGCAGGGCAGGCTCCGGTTGGCTGCCACGAGTGTGCTGTCGGGGTCGGCGTTGGAGATCGCGCTGGGGTCGGTCGGTGCCTTCTACGGCGTGACCGGCGTGGCGGCGGGCTTCCTGCTCGCCACGGTCGTGCAGGCAGTCGTGATGTGGCCACGTGTGGCCCACGCCGCGGGCTACCGGATCGCCTACCGTCGGTCGGCGCCGACGCCGGACCCGGTCGCCGCCGGGGCGGAGCCGGACGCGGCGGAAACGTCCGGTCGGGAGGAACCCGTGCCAGCGGGAGAGTCCGGTCGTGGCTGAACCA from Micromonospora craniellae encodes the following:
- a CDS encoding lipopolysaccharide biosynthesis protein, whose protein sequence is MSRLRALVRDSSMLRSAAALYGSTVVTAGLGFAFWAVAARLASPAEVGSAAAAISAMQLIGSFCTFGLGSLLIAELARRPASVPWRLVSASLAVSATAGLVLSYLLVLVVGGILGIGGPLFTTWSGQFLFALGVAGHAATAVLDLALVGAKLSGRQLLRNASFAVAKLAALPIFAAVIGLSAGWIYAAWLAGAVLSVGVVLSRSSRPSRWLRLPASPTALRGLGAKATGHHVINVSAHAPSLVLPMVVATVLHPVDNAGFYMALQIASFAWAVSVHMSTALFAVSAGDHSRLRRELHVAMRTALLVTAVGAVASPLLGAWALGILGSAYVAAAPALTLLIVATLPAAVKALFIAVCRVQGRLRLAATSVLSGSALEIALGSVGAFYGVTGVAAGFLLATVVQAVVMWPRVAHAAGYRIAYRRSAPTPDPVAAGAEPDAAETSGREEPVPAGESGRG